In Pleurocapsa sp. PCC 7319, the following are encoded in one genomic region:
- a CDS encoding RNA-guided endonuclease TnpB family protein — protein MLYNYQYRLRPTTEQKLVLNDWLRICRYWYNRQLRERFDWWSKNRSYTDRCPLICHLPQLKEKPEYYGQKKQLPIIKKDLVSVGWSGELLDFNSVPSQTLQEVCKRVKLAFSRFVSGDKNGKRSGKPRFKTSVRFRSMVMSGVKLHSCSVGGKWLHINLPKIGMVKVRHHRQLVDGATLKQAQVIKKVDGWYINLRLQDDSVPDFQPDITPTWDNSLGMDAVLHENDYLATSEGVKLPSLKSFRKSQGKLAKIQARKSTKKRGSKSRRKLAKREAKLHQQIARARKDHAYNTAQALLNTGKKVFFHEQLNLAGLSRRNKVKTDETGKFLPNGQSAKSGLNKSWADAAFGQFFNILKFKAEKAGALVIPVNPQYTSQLLPYKDEFVFTDCSIREYWDEEYQLLVDRDISAGINTKRVGLDVFPTLKRRKGNPVIVASTTNSTLKQVLSVLRDLEKPTSVPEGSV, from the coding sequence TTGCTATACAACTACCAGTACCGACTAAGACCAACTACAGAACAAAAGCTTGTCCTTAATGACTGGCTTCGTATCTGTCGGTACTGGTACAACCGCCAACTGAGAGAAAGGTTTGATTGGTGGTCGAAGAATCGTAGCTACACTGACCGATGCCCATTAATCTGTCATTTGCCACAGTTAAAAGAAAAACCTGAATATTATGGGCAAAAAAAGCAGCTACCAATAATCAAAAAAGATTTGGTTTCTGTTGGCTGGAGTGGTGAATTGTTGGACTTCAATTCTGTTCCCTCACAGACTCTGCAAGAGGTGTGCAAACGGGTGAAACTAGCTTTCAGTCGTTTCGTATCGGGAGACAAAAACGGTAAGCGTTCGGGCAAACCAAGATTCAAAACAAGCGTACGTTTCAGATCGATGGTTATGAGCGGGGTAAAGCTTCATTCTTGCTCTGTTGGTGGTAAATGGCTGCATATTAATTTGCCAAAAATAGGTATGGTCAAGGTGCGACATCATAGACAACTGGTTGATGGTGCAACATTAAAGCAAGCTCAGGTAATCAAGAAAGTCGATGGTTGGTACATCAACCTAAGATTACAAGACGATTCTGTTCCTGATTTCCAGCCCGATATTACTCCTACTTGGGATAACTCATTGGGCATGGACGCTGTTCTTCATGAAAATGACTATTTGGCTACGAGCGAAGGCGTTAAATTACCTAGTCTTAAGTCATTTCGGAAATCTCAAGGCAAACTAGCCAAGATTCAGGCGCGTAAATCTACAAAAAAACGAGGTAGTAAATCTCGTCGTAAGCTGGCGAAGCGCGAAGCCAAGCTACATCAGCAAATAGCGAGAGCTAGAAAAGATCATGCCTACAATACTGCCCAGGCTCTCCTTAATACTGGCAAAAAAGTTTTCTTTCATGAACAACTCAATCTTGCTGGGTTGAGTCGGAGGAATAAAGTTAAAACTGATGAGACGGGTAAGTTTTTACCTAATGGACAGTCAGCTAAATCAGGACTAAATAAGTCTTGGGCTGATGCTGCCTTTGGTCAGTTTTTCAACATACTGAAGTTCAAAGCCGAGAAAGCTGGTGCTTTGGTAATACCTGTTAATCCACAATACACATCTCAATTGCTGCCGTACAAAGATGAATTTGTTTTTACCGATTGCAGCATCAGAGAATATTGGGATGAAGAATATCAACTTTTGGTAGACCGAGACATCTCGGCTGGAATAAATACCAAGAGGGTTGGACTGGATGTGTTTCCAACTTTAAAACGGCGTAAAGGGAATCCAGTAATAGTCGCATCTACTACTAATAGTACCTTGAAGCAAGTTCTCTCTGTCCTTCGGGATTTGGAGAAGCCTACATCTGTACCCGAAGGGTCAGTGTAG
- the tnpA gene encoding IS200/IS605 family transposase, protein MKKDFVSRGRSVSDLKAHLVLTTKYRRKVLTAPMIDRLHEIWESLLDKFDGKIVEFNAESDHAHLLFQYHPEIQLSKLVNSLKSISSRKLRQEFLPELEKTYYKKKVVWNSSYFLASCGGVTISTLRKYIENQDSPIASLLLAIHPTLIAVVIEMWGFSPTS, encoded by the coding sequence ATGAAGAAAGATTTTGTATCAAGAGGGCGTTCTGTATCTGATTTAAAAGCTCATTTAGTTTTAACAACCAAATACAGACGTAAAGTTTTGACTGCGCCAATGATAGATAGGCTTCATGAAATCTGGGAATCTTTGTTGGATAAATTTGACGGCAAAATCGTTGAGTTCAACGCAGAGAGTGACCACGCACACTTGCTTTTTCAATACCACCCAGAAATACAATTAAGCAAACTGGTTAATAGCCTTAAAAGTATTTCTAGTCGTAAGCTGAGGCAAGAATTTTTACCAGAACTAGAGAAAACATACTATAAAAAGAAAGTGGTTTGGAATAGTAGCTACTTTCTCGCGTCATGTGGTGGAGTTACTATTTCAACACTGAGAAAATATATAGAAAATCAAGATTCTCCTATAGCTAGTCTATTACTGGCGATTCATCCCACACTCATTGCTGTCGTAATAGAGATGTGGGGCTTCTCGCCAACTAGCTAA
- a CDS encoding triacylglycerol lipase has protein sequence MKILLIHGLSRTPLSLLGLEWYLQEAGWKTEQFGYMAVAETFDRIVERLRISLHKLSSQGSYGIVAHSLGGLLTRAALGLSSIELPKHIVMLGTPNQPPRLAPHAWRLPPFRWWTGKCGLNLTNPNFFASLPGIESAYTIVAGTGGPRGFWSPFGDELNDGIVALSETRLSHRDRIVQLPVMHTFMMNDSRVHKTVSQAFDLKD, from the coding sequence ATGAAGATATTGCTAATCCATGGTCTTAGTCGAACGCCCTTATCACTACTTGGTCTTGAGTGGTACTTGCAAGAAGCAGGATGGAAGACAGAGCAGTTTGGTTACATGGCAGTTGCAGAAACTTTTGATCGCATCGTTGAACGGCTAAGAATTTCTCTTCACAAATTATCTAGCCAAGGGTCATATGGAATTGTTGCTCACTCTCTTGGCGGATTATTGACCCGAGCAGCTTTGGGGTTGAGTTCTATTGAGTTGCCTAAACATATTGTCATGTTAGGTACACCAAATCAGCCACCACGCCTTGCACCCCATGCTTGGCGATTGCCACCTTTTAGATGGTGGACAGGTAAATGCGGATTAAACTTAACTAACCCAAATTTCTTTGCGTCTCTGCCAGGAATTGAATCTGCCTATACAATTGTTGCGGGAACTGGAGGACCAAGAGGATTCTGGAGTCCCTTTGGAGATGAACTTAATGATGGTATTGTTGCCCTTAGTGAAACTCGATTATCTCATCGCGATCGCATAGTTCAACTACCAGTTATGCATACTTTCATGATGAATGATTCCAGAGTCCACAAGACAGTGAGTCAAGCTTTCGATCTTAAAGATTGA